The genomic DNA ttttttggaatttgtttggtttttttggaatttttactttttttttgttttaatgttttagagtttacacttaagtccctgtgtttctaaaactttcgcaaaccgtccctgaattagttagttaactcaaagttaacaaaataaatggatggagttaagttagtggactgaaatggttacgaaaatgaaactaatggactgaaatcgcaatttttaaactaatggactgaaaccgttatttttgacaaacctcagggacgaaaacagtaattaaatCTAACCGGAAAATATGAAAACTTACGAAAAAGAAAACAAGATAAAAAgaacaaaaaagacaaaaaaataaaataaataataaccatAAACAAATGATATAGGcaaattagattttaataatccgaACCGGCTTTTATTTGCCGacaataatcccaactcagttaatTACCCACAATAATCCGAACTCTTCCATTTTGTTTGtgaaatagtccgccgttaaaaaaacataacgaaattaagtttttttttttcatattacaaaccgatgttttccggcttttgattagaacgagaatacaagtctattgatgtaaaacttacctcaaaaCATTGCTCTAAAAGGGTAACTTTAAATGAAGCGGTGTCTTATATGATTATAAAAATGTGGTTTTTTAACTGATGAACGAAGAGGTGTGTCTCGACAATCATGGCAGTTCATTAGAAGGATGATGAAAAGACACGTTTAAAAGACACGACTTTTAAACGAAAGGATATGCTCAACAATATACAACATATACTATAATTTTCTAACGGACACAACTTTTAAACGAACGGACATGACTCAAGTTGCTTTTTGTAGGTATATATAATATCTTTAATAGTCAAGAGTTTATTGCCAATTTTTACGCGTACTTCCACAAATTCACATATTTTTCTTAAAGACGATGTTTCCCTAGGCTCGATCCCTTAAACTTTAAAAGGAGTTTTACTTTAACTTCAAAGGTTTTGTTGTTTAACCTAACATGTTAGGTCAtagggtatggggcttgggttggggcgaaGGTTGGGAAAAAACGCCTAAGGCACCACcctgggtgggcttgggttggggcgtggcccttggggcttgggtttcaagccgggcttGGGGCGGGGGAAGCGAGGTGACATGGCGGGCTGTGTATGACCAACAGAAAagagccgttgggctagccgttggccaacggctatattaaaaaaaataaaaattaattttttcttccatttttcactataaaactcacatttttcttccattttttaccacattcaaccacatcttctatacatcttcaattctcattctacaaaacgaaaaaatgcaTCCTTATAACCGTGCTTATGACCCGACCAACCCATATGCACTCCAAGAAagtaatcctagcccaccacccaatcgtccaattcctcgtccatttttcatacactcttcTATGCCCGACATGGCGGGTTATGCATCGTATATCGGGAATCGTGtgtttactaacttcccacacaccgaCGATTCGATACCTACCCCGTTTTCACAATCGCCCAtcgacctttcaccaacctccatcgacctttcacaaaacgaatccgttcccgaaactcaaccacccaatgATGGTCCTTCTGCatcgaaacccatcaaaaagagaaGTTATAAGAAAAAACCCGAGGCAGATAAAGTAGTTGAAAccgccaaacgaaaacaacaaaaatgggtcgTTGCTGAAGAAGTTGCATTGTCGAGGGCTTGGTGTCAACAATCTCAACATtcaactttaggtattcttaacctttgtttttattaatggttattttttatataactttgtaatatattaatttttttattaaaataggaaattcgcaACATCGAACCACCCTGTGGGAATCGGTTAGTAGAGtattccatgaagaaatgggAAGGGATgcttatcgtgaaaacgatagcttatcctcaaagtggagcgagataagcacccaacttacaaaatttagtggttttttaaataaagcaaagcaaaaccctaaaagtggtgaaaccgaagccgacattTTGACAAATGCAGTGGTCACATTCAAATCAAATGTGGGgaccgacttccgtttcatgcattgttgggagatttgtaagttccatccaaagtggacgactatccccattggtagcgaaactaactcgtcttccaaaaggtcaagggcctcgtcccaagcccaatctgatgcacgagatcaagagtttgaggaccttttggatgattcgccaagcccaaaccgGTCTGAGTATGGAAGAAATGCCTCAAGAATGCGTGCTCAAAAATCTAGATCTGGTACGACATCTCCTTCAGCTGGGAGTTCtggctcgcgtaggggaatatacagcgaGCAGTTTgatgacatttcatgcaagttggatacatttaacgtattccaacaacaaaggccgaaatacgaaggagcaaagaagctagagatgcccAGAAACAAAAACGGGATGATTTAAAATTTCTATCCCAGCCCATTGATCACCTACAGGGTGAGGAGTTACAACTAGTCTTGGcgttgagagaagagataaaaaaacaaatataaaagttatgatttttttttttgtaattttctttatttaaaaatattaaaaaaattaaatttgttgttttaaataatattCAAATAGCCAGCGAGTCAGTCCAGCGAAGCCCACaaacccacgccccaaacccccgccccaccaggCCACCATACCGTGTTGAATGTGGGTTTAGCCCATGTCTACCACCCAAGCCACGTGTCAACTAATACACCAACTCAAACCCAACCCCCACCCCATCATACCCCACGATCTTAATCTTATTCGGTATTATTTGTCCATCAAAAGATGACAAACTAATGATATTCAACATAAGATTAGTTACAAATAATTAGCAACTTCTCTGCTTAGATATTAAAACTTTGACATTTAACACCCTCATGATTTCAAACAACACAAAAACACCCTATAACATTTATAAAGATTAAAACAACCCTTTGAAATTCATACCTTAAGTACAAtttcaaaaaataataatactctAATCTTCCAAAAAATATGAACAATAAAAACCGGCAATAATATGAAGATCAACACAAAGTGTTCTCCATAAACTTCACAAACTCCCCAAAATCTATCCGACCATCGGCGTTCGCATCAAACGCTCTGATCATCTTCCTACAATCTCCCATATCCGCACTTCCCTTCAATCCTAAAACACAAAGAACTCTTTGCAACTCCCCTGCATCAATAAACCCGTCTTTGTTCTCATCAAAAACATCAAAAGCTTCTTTCACCTCATTCAATCTTGGTTGTTCCGCTTCAAAAATATTGAAAATATACATAGAATTCAACACCTCCGGCAGCTTTTCACCTCCAGGGTGGGAAAAAACACCTAATTCCGTGATCAATAGCTCCAAATCATCGCCTCGGACACTGTCATCATCGGTGGTCTTGTTAGTGAAAGAAAGGTGTGAGCTTGACAATCTTGAATCATGGGTTGGCTTCTCAACTTGATTCTTGGAGTGTTGAAGGTAAAACCGATGGACCCAAGAATTAAATGTTGAGATAAACTTCAAGAGTTCAGTGACCCGGGTTAAAACAAGTTGCAATATGAAGTATTGGATGAATTTAACTATCAAGAAACTCATGGTTAAGAAGTTATAAGAATCTTGATTTTGGTACAAAACTACAAATGGAGTTAGATTAATTAGTAAGAAAAATCTATGTGTTTGAAT from Helianthus annuus cultivar XRQ/B chromosome 7, HanXRQr2.0-SUNRISE, whole genome shotgun sequence includes the following:
- the LOC118480277 gene encoding glutathione S-transferase T3-like; the encoded protein is MPDMAGYASYIGNRVFTNFPHTDDSIPTPFSQSPIDLSPTSIDLSQNESVPETQPPNDGPSASKPIKKRSYKKKPEADKVVETAKRKQQKWVVAEEVALSRAWCQQSQHSTLGNSQHRTTLWESVSRVFHEEMGRDAYRENDSLSSKWSEISTQLTKFSGFLNKAKQNPKSGETEADILTNAVVTFKSNVGTDFR
- the LOC110868690 gene encoding probable calcium-binding protein CML46, translated to MSFLIVKFIQYFILQLVLTRVTELLKFISTFNSWVHRFYLQHSKNQVEKPTHDSRLSSSHLSFTNKTTDDDSVRGDDLELLITELGVFSHPGGEKLPEVLNSMYIFNIFEAEQPRLNEVKEAFDVFDENKDGFIDAGELQRVLCVLGLKGSADMGDCRKMIRAFDANADGRIDFGEFVKFMENTLC